A stretch of the Rosa rugosa chromosome 5, drRosRugo1.1, whole genome shotgun sequence genome encodes the following:
- the LOC133713034 gene encoding F-box protein At3g07870-like produces the protein MNPQEIVPARSKEQGEEWEPKAPSNFRKLPHALVMDILSRLTVITLFSCRCVCKSWLSLISDPKVTHLHRSRSSFGILMQNIPFFEKSKEAYFAQILECGGSDAFVEEIIFTPQNSIPVSEFGLVNSCNGLLLLSGAKSDDPLYVCNPILGEYITIPPTKGRRWGSFIGLGFSVTTDEYKVLQTFCPVNELCTCSHNYYEAKIYTIGTGVWRSIGNVPRELVVLPFNSFLHGALHWVPFEGYSSEFIYSFNFEREKFQPLPPPSYFGPFEKEYSHCLKLGVLEGSLVLSAFGADTSKFDLWIMKDYGVQESWTKILVIENLNLHLSNSGCELLEPLMFLRNGDILMTVDDRYVAFYDQKRKRFCEAIMSQTEGKFHSVAYSPCFVSLYDVSKGEQVKRVRGGKRSEKLFGEGSSGCAGSRSSPVATTSQQNITLAMDDLCLKMVD, from the exons ATGAATCCACAGGAAATAGTACCGGCCAGAAGCAAAGAACAAGGAGAAGAATGGGAGCCCAAAGCTCCTTCCAACTTCAGGAAACTCCCACATGCTTTAGTCATGGACATTCTCTCAAGGCTCACAGTCATCACGCTCTTCAGTTGCAGGTGCGTTTGCAAATCATGGCTCTCTCTTATTTCCGACCCCAAAGTTACTCATCTTCACCGTTCGAGATCATCCTTTGGCATCTTGATGCAAAACATACCGTTTTTTGAGAAATCAAAGGAAGCTTATTTCGCCCAGATACTAGAATGTGGAGGTTCTGATGCTTTCGTTGAGGAAATAATATTTACCCCACAAAATAGCATACCTGTCTCTGAATTTGGCTTGGTAAACTCATGCAATGGTTTGCTTCTTTTGTCTGGAGCTAAAAGTGATGACCCTTTGTATGTATGCAATCCAATTTTGGGTGAATACATCACCATTCCACCTACTAAGGGTAGGCGTTGGGGTAGTTTCATAGGACTTGGTTTTAGCGTCACGACCGATGAGTACAAGGTGTTGCAAACATTTTGTCCAGTGAACGAGTTGTGCACTTGCTCACATAATTACTACGAAGCTAAGATCTACACCATTGGTACAGGAGTTTGGAGAAGCATTGGAAATGTTCCTAGAGAACTTGTTGTGTTGCCCTTTAATAGTTTTCTCCATGGAGCTCTTCATTGGGTGCCATTTGAGGGTTATAGTTCTGAGTTTATATATTCATTCAACTTTGAAAGAGAAAAGTTTCAACCACTACCCCCACCTAGCTACTTTGGACCATTTGAGAAGGAATATTCACATTGTTTGAAGTTGGGAGTGTTAGAAGGTTCTCTTGTTTTGAGTGCCTTTGGTGCTGATACTAGCAAATTCGACTTGTGGATTATGAAGGATTATGGGGTCCAAGAGTCTTGGACTAAAATTCTTGTCATTGAAAATTTAAATCTGCATCTTAGCAACTCTGGCTGTGAATTGCTGGAGCCACTTATGTTTCTGCGTAATGGGGACATCCTAATGACGGTAGATGATCGTTATGTAGCCTTTTATGATCAAAAGAGAAAGAGGTTCTGCGAAGCTATAATGTCTCAAACAGAGGGGAAATTTCATTCAGTTGCTTACAGTCCATGCTTTGTCTCGCTTTATGATGTTTCAAAAGGAGAGCAGGTGAAAAG AGTAAGAGGAGGTAAGAGATCTGAGAAGCTGTTTGGCGAAGGGAGCAGTGGTTGTGCTGGTTCTAGATCATCTCCAGTCGCAACCACAAGTCAGCAAAACATAACTCTGGCTATGGATGACTTGTGTCTGAAGATGGTCGACTAA